A window from Candidatus Methanoperedens sp. encodes these proteins:
- a CDS encoding ATP-binding cassette domain-containing protein — MLKVNNLVKDYVIDSDKVRVLNGLSFDIKEGEILGIIGRSGGGKSTILKVLRGIEPFVGGSFELDGFTVKPDASAADIKKLQKMTAIHLQRNFGLWPGAAYENVLRRLYAERFGFEILPEKDSPYYDELYEESMEYLKLVNLDKKAEHSSAVLSGGEKQRLLIARQLAANPHLLLLDEPATMTCPATKQGVLDTIKNVNERLKLKTLVVSHLPEVHAYLAHRVLWLENGKIIEEGEPEDVLKEFVKKMKPIVLMPERKSDKTVIKVSNVSKRYWLIRQGEVLDLDSINIDFKEGEIAALIGPSGAGKTTLLHAMDGLVYPDDGEIEFLVDNDWVEMSTYSPKRMEVRRITSIMYQEFALSPHSTIKQQLAYRLGVKGQSVIEESRKRAKELGISDRDLDELYKMTDMPAENAKETLASMGFTPAILGVLFPSYPLTEVLNYAKPIFEAVDLPLEVLDAKPYQISGGENVRAALALALASKPSILLLDEPFGDLDPITLRDVANSLKNINKKFNTTIIFISHHIDFIKEVAERAILIDKGHIVMDGNPKEVCNEFIKASEARYLYACLEDS; from the coding sequence ATGCTGAAAGTTAATAATCTGGTTAAAGACTATGTAATCGATTCTGATAAAGTCAGGGTCCTGAACGGCTTAAGTTTCGATATAAAAGAGGGTGAAATCCTCGGTATCATCGGGAGAAGCGGAGGGGGAAAATCAACAATACTGAAGGTATTACGGGGCATTGAGCCCTTTGTCGGCGGAAGTTTTGAGCTAGATGGATTTACGGTCAAACCCGACGCTTCGGCTGCGGATATCAAGAAACTCCAGAAAATGACCGCCATTCATCTCCAGCGGAATTTTGGGCTGTGGCCAGGGGCTGCTTATGAAAACGTACTCCGCAGGCTCTATGCAGAGAGATTTGGGTTCGAAATACTGCCAGAAAAAGATTCGCCTTATTATGATGAATTGTACGAGGAAAGCATGGAGTATTTGAAACTTGTAAATCTCGATAAAAAGGCAGAGCATTCTTCGGCAGTGCTGAGCGGTGGAGAAAAGCAGAGACTGCTGATTGCAAGGCAGCTCGCTGCGAATCCTCATCTTCTTCTTCTGGACGAGCCAGCGACCATGACCTGCCCGGCGACAAAACAGGGAGTTCTTGATACAATAAAGAACGTTAATGAGAGATTAAAACTCAAGACGCTTGTAGTCTCGCATCTACCTGAAGTTCACGCCTACCTTGCTCACCGCGTGCTCTGGCTTGAAAATGGCAAAATAATAGAGGAAGGAGAGCCAGAAGACGTATTAAAGGAATTTGTCAAGAAAATGAAACCAATCGTTCTTATGCCGGAGCGCAAATCCGATAAGACAGTAATCAAGGTCAGCAACGTCTCCAAGAGGTACTGGCTTATCAGGCAGGGAGAGGTACTCGACCTCGACAGCATTAATATTGATTTCAAAGAGGGCGAAATTGCCGCGCTGATAGGTCCAAGCGGCGCAGGGAAAACCACGCTTCTCCATGCAATGGACGGGCTCGTATATCCCGATGACGGTGAGATAGAATTCCTGGTTGACAATGACTGGGTTGAAATGTCCACCTATTCGCCAAAGAGAATGGAGGTCAGAAGGATTACCAGTATCATGTACCAGGAGTTCGCCCTTTCGCCCCATTCCACAATAAAACAGCAGCTCGCATACAGATTGGGTGTAAAAGGGCAGAGTGTCATAGAGGAATCAAGAAAGCGCGCCAAAGAACTCGGTATATCCGATAGAGACCTGGATGAACTGTATAAGATGACCGATATGCCGGCGGAAAATGCTAAAGAGACGCTTGCAAGTATGGGTTTTACGCCTGCTATCCTTGGAGTACTTTTCCCAAGCTATCCGCTTACAGAAGTGCTGAATTATGCAAAGCCCATCTTTGAGGCTGTGGATTTACCATTGGAGGTTCTTGATGCCAAGCCGTACCAGATAAGCGGGGGCGAGAATGTGAGAGCGGCTCTTGCGCTTGCTCTGGCTTCAAAACCCTCCATCCTTTTGCTGGATGAACCTTTCGGCGACCTTGACCCGATAACGCTTCGCGATGTCGCAAATTCCCTGAAAAATATCAACAAGAAATTCAATACGACCATTATATTCATAAGCCATCATATTGATTTCATAAAAGAAGTTGCAGAGAGGGCGATATTGATAGATAAAGGGCATATCGTTATGGACGGGAATCCGAAGGAAGTTTGCAATGAGTTCATAAAAGCCAGCGAAGCAAGATACCTTTACGCCTGCCTTGAAGATTCTTGA
- the lysS gene encoding lysine--tRNA ligase: MTEETIHWADVIAENVLTKGKKHTVASGITPSGAIHIGNMREVVTADAIYRALSDKGADVRLIYIADTYDPLRKVYPFLPKDYEDHVGKPLSEIPCPCGSHKSYAEHFLLPFIEALHALGIKPVVYRADELYKQGKYVEAVKKALLNRDAIAKILSEVSGRELEPDWNPFNPICNECGRLSTTRVTGFDIEKETVDYACKCGSSGTVSIKGGGKLTWRVDWPARWPIFGTTVEPFGKDHATAGGSYDTGKRISREIYNYEPPYPIVYEWIMLKGKGAMHSSTGLAISINEMLEIVPPEVLRYLIIRQKPEKHIEFDPGLALLNLIDEYDRVEGDKRAYQLSQTEASKPTDIPFRHMVTAVQIADDRGFDYLLTVLRRTSYDTSDVEAIRQRANNARNWLSKYAPAFVKFKVQETLPPQVKSFTKEEKLALSILADELEQGMSGQEIHDNMYKVAAECGIDGKKVFEAVYTALLGLKSGPRAGHFLESLDRDFVVKRFKEASR; encoded by the coding sequence ATGACCGAAGAGACGATACACTGGGCAGACGTTATCGCAGAAAATGTGCTCACGAAGGGAAAAAAGCATACCGTAGCTTCGGGAATTACTCCCTCAGGCGCGATCCACATAGGCAACATGAGAGAGGTAGTAACAGCAGATGCGATATACAGGGCGCTTTCGGATAAGGGCGCGGATGTGCGCCTCATATACATAGCAGATACCTACGACCCGCTGCGCAAAGTGTATCCCTTCCTTCCCAAGGATTATGAAGACCACGTGGGAAAGCCGCTATCCGAGATTCCATGCCCATGCGGCAGCCATAAGAGTTATGCCGAGCATTTCCTGCTGCCATTTATTGAGGCGCTGCACGCTCTTGGCATCAAGCCTGTTGTTTACAGGGCAGATGAACTTTATAAACAGGGGAAATACGTCGAAGCCGTTAAGAAAGCGCTGCTCAACAGGGATGCAATAGCAAAAATACTCTCCGAAGTATCAGGACGGGAACTTGAACCTGACTGGAACCCGTTCAATCCTATATGCAATGAATGCGGGCGCCTCTCTACCACCAGAGTTACGGGTTTTGATATCGAAAAGGAGACGGTTGATTATGCCTGCAAATGCGGCTCTTCCGGCACTGTTTCCATTAAAGGAGGAGGAAAACTCACATGGCGCGTTGACTGGCCTGCGAGATGGCCCATATTCGGCACGACGGTCGAACCTTTCGGCAAGGACCACGCCACAGCAGGCGGTTCTTACGATACCGGAAAAAGGATAAGCCGTGAGATATACAATTACGAGCCCCCCTATCCGATAGTGTATGAGTGGATTATGCTGAAGGGCAAAGGTGCCATGCACTCCTCCACCGGTCTTGCGATTTCAATAAACGAGATGCTTGAGATAGTGCCGCCAGAGGTGCTTCGCTACCTGATTATCAGGCAGAAGCCTGAAAAACACATCGAGTTTGACCCCGGGCTTGCACTGCTGAATCTTATAGATGAGTATGACCGCGTTGAGGGGGATAAGCGCGCGTATCAGCTTTCCCAGACCGAGGCTTCAAAGCCCACGGATATCCCTTTCAGGCATATGGTTACAGCGGTGCAGATTGCAGATGATCGGGGTTTTGATTACCTGCTCACAGTATTGAGGCGCACCAGTTACGATACCTCGGATGTGGAAGCAATCAGGCAGAGGGCGAATAATGCAAGGAACTGGCTTTCGAAGTATGCGCCTGCCTTTGTGAAATTCAAAGTCCAGGAGACACTTCCTCCGCAGGTGAAAAGTTTCACAAAAGAAGAGAAGCTTGCGCTTTCGATTCTGGCTGATGAGCTTGAGCAAGGCATGAGCGGTCAGGAAATCCATGATAACATGTATAAAGTGGCAGCTGAGTGCGGCATAGATGGGAAAAAGGTTTTTGAGGCTGTGTACACAGCGCTTCTCGGGCTGAAATCAGGACCGAGGGCTGGGCACTTTTTAGAGTCGCTTGACAGGGATTTTGTAGTGAAGAGGTTTAAAGAGGCGAGCAGATAG
- a CDS encoding universal stress protein, which translates to MSSKLYKKILIATDGSEYTKNSVDYGIDLAKNTGSKLHAIYVVDTAAFASIPMDAAWESMYELLRQEGDEATKYVADRAEAEGLDVERNTVEGHPADEIIKYAEKNSISLIVMGTLGKSGLDRFLLGSVAEKVVRTSKIPVLVVRGKK; encoded by the coding sequence ATGTCAAGCAAATTGTATAAAAAAATATTGATTGCTACAGACGGTTCGGAATATACAAAAAACTCAGTTGATTACGGAATAGACCTGGCAAAGAATACAGGATCAAAACTGCATGCTATTTATGTGGTTGATACCGCAGCTTTTGCCTCAATACCGATGGATGCCGCATGGGAAAGCATGTACGAGCTTTTAAGGCAGGAAGGCGATGAAGCCACAAAGTATGTGGCTGACAGGGCGGAAGCCGAGGGTCTGGATGTGGAAAGAAATACGGTTGAAGGGCATCCTGCCGATGAGATAATAAAATATGCCGAAAAGAACTCAATCTCCCTTATAGTAATGGGAACATTGGGAAAAAGCGGGCTTGACAGATTCCTTCTGGGCAGCGTGGCTGAAAAAGTGGTGCGCACGTCGAAGATACCTGTACTTGTGGTGCGCGGTAAAAAATAA
- a CDS encoding PQQ-binding-like beta-propeller repeat protein, translating to MRLAICLLLVSMLATPAFASDWSMFKNDLSHSGFTTDTVNPPLTLKWTYDLGYDTESSPVIVGNVLYVGSNYGIHAIDVESGKELWRTSTDGFVKAVPTVVDGVLYVGPDARQFVAIDTKDGTIKWAYKNTTGGYQHSAAVVNNLVYVETDGTFYALNVQTGEPAWVSLIGRVSESSPAVAGGLIVFGTDKGLIMALDETSGKEKWRYDSGIADVVSSPLIANGTVFIGSNDGDIYALTMNGVLKWKYSTGNNVESSPSIKDGTIFVGSRDSNLYAIDAQTGALKWQFMAGGYVDSSPAISNDVVYFGARSNMIYALDADTGRVLWRNTTGQDQKDYITSPALSGNMLYAVTNGGRVLAFSGAQVTPAATATPTIKETTASPTATPTLSPTATPTGTRKAPGFEFSIIILLITIAIIKRWRNR from the coding sequence ATGAGATTGGCAATATGTCTGTTATTAGTGTCGATGCTTGCCACGCCTGCTTTTGCCTCGGACTGGAGCATGTTCAAAAATGATTTATCGCATTCCGGCTTTACGACCGACACGGTCAATCCGCCGCTTACCCTGAAATGGACTTACGACCTCGGATATGATACAGAATCATCCCCTGTAATAGTGGGCAATGTTTTATATGTGGGCTCAAATTATGGAATCCATGCCATAGATGTTGAATCTGGAAAAGAATTGTGGAGAACGAGCACCGACGGTTTTGTTAAAGCCGTTCCCACAGTCGTTGATGGGGTCTTGTATGTCGGACCCGATGCCAGACAATTCGTTGCTATTGATACGAAAGACGGGACTATAAAATGGGCTTATAAAAATACCACAGGTGGATATCAACATTCTGCTGCAGTCGTAAACAATCTGGTTTATGTGGAAACGGACGGTACCTTTTATGCTTTGAATGTTCAAACCGGAGAACCGGCATGGGTATCGCTCATAGGAAGAGTATCCGAATCCTCTCCTGCAGTCGCAGGCGGACTTATTGTCTTTGGAACAGACAAAGGTCTTATAATGGCGCTTGATGAAACTTCAGGAAAAGAGAAATGGCGTTATGACTCAGGCATAGCAGATGTCGTATCTTCGCCGCTCATTGCAAATGGAACTGTATTCATCGGTTCAAATGATGGAGATATCTACGCGCTGACCATGAACGGAGTTCTAAAATGGAAGTACAGCACAGGGAATAATGTGGAATCATCCCCATCCATAAAAGATGGCACGATTTTTGTAGGTTCAAGGGATTCCAACCTCTATGCAATTGATGCACAAACAGGAGCCCTGAAATGGCAATTTATGGCAGGAGGCTATGTGGATTCTTCGCCAGCGATTTCAAACGATGTTGTGTATTTCGGAGCAAGAAGTAATATGATATATGCTCTTGATGCAGATACCGGACGTGTTCTCTGGAGAAATACCACCGGGCAGGACCAGAAGGATTACATAACTTCCCCTGCTCTATCCGGGAATATGCTCTATGCGGTAACCAATGGCGGGCGTGTATTGGCGTTTTCCGGGGCACAGGTAACACCGGCAGCAACTGCAACCCCGACAATAAAAGAAACAACTGCTTCGCCAACCGCGACACCGACCTTAAGCCCGACTGCCACGCCGACTGGAACACGTAAAGCTCCAGGTTTTGAATTTTCAATAATAATACTGCTAATAACGATTGCAATAATAAAACGATGGAGAAATCGGTAA
- a CDS encoding tetratricopeptide repeat protein, translated as MKISGLFKKKDLMQEAEDYKRTGKYDRALEAYGNILELDPTNLKAWYDKASIHLTLEQYLPALDAYEKILGLDPMNVKAWYEKGFILLNLGRLDEALEAYDKVLEYEPENTKLLYEKVMILRELKKDEQALKVYERLLAIDPNNSKIWFEKGLILSELGKDAMPVYEKVLELDPNHAGALARKGLNIGTKRQYAEGFDLLEKALKIDPANWNAWFGKGKVWGLKGSDLAALDRRYDAMKAYDTALKAYEKAIELNPKNSILWFEKGIILKELDRKNESMKAFDKSIEINPNNTKAWYEKGLTFKELGREEEAINHFKKVLELDPSHTLARHKLKQL; from the coding sequence ATGAAAATAAGCGGGCTTTTTAAGAAAAAGGATTTGATGCAAGAGGCAGAGGATTACAAACGTACAGGCAAATACGACCGTGCCCTTGAAGCTTATGGAAACATCCTGGAACTTGACCCAACGAATCTGAAAGCATGGTACGACAAGGCGTCGATACACCTTACACTTGAACAATACCTTCCGGCTCTTGACGCTTACGAGAAGATTCTGGGACTTGACCCCATGAACGTAAAAGCCTGGTATGAAAAAGGTTTCATACTGCTTAATCTCGGGAGATTGGATGAAGCGCTTGAGGCTTATGATAAAGTGCTGGAATATGAACCCGAAAATACTAAACTGCTATATGAAAAAGTAATGATATTAAGGGAATTGAAAAAGGATGAGCAAGCCCTCAAGGTATATGAAAGACTGCTTGCGATAGATCCGAATAACTCAAAAATATGGTTTGAGAAGGGACTGATACTGTCCGAGCTTGGAAAGGATGCAATGCCGGTATACGAGAAAGTGCTTGAACTCGACCCGAATCATGCAGGTGCACTGGCACGGAAAGGGTTAAACATAGGTACGAAAAGACAATACGCTGAAGGTTTTGATTTGCTTGAAAAAGCACTCAAGATCGATCCTGCAAACTGGAATGCCTGGTTTGGAAAGGGAAAGGTCTGGGGGCTCAAAGGTTCTGACCTTGCCGCCCTTGATCGGCGTTACGATGCTATGAAAGCGTATGATACAGCACTGAAGGCATATGAAAAAGCCATCGAGTTAAATCCGAAAAATTCAATATTATGGTTCGAAAAGGGCATCATTCTCAAGGAACTTGACAGGAAGAATGAGTCAATGAAGGCTTTTGATAAGTCCATTGAGATCAACCCCAACAATACAAAGGCATGGTATGAAAAAGGATTGACGTTCAAGGAACTTGGAAGGGAGGAAGAAGCCATTAACCATTTTAAGAAAGTCCTTGAATTAGACCCTTCGCATACCCTTGCGCGCCATAAGCTAAAACAATTGTAA
- a CDS encoding CBS domain-containing protein gives MADTPESITVEEIMVRDVASAELPGSRDEVLEILKTKHISGVPIVKNSELVGIVTRTDLLKNPEEEQIAILMTRNAITITPDSSIVEAARLILENNIRRLPVVEDHSLSGLITIADIVGAIARLNIKTPISEYIGNNVVSVWSETPLSVVGAIMELADVKAVPILDTSLTLVGVAADKDLISASIIDDKTVMTDMSAGSDDDAWTWESLRDTMSLYYSVSKIQLPDSPVKDILKLTGEPETAALSSQVSDCARKMRRNKIDQLPVINSKRKLLGLLRDKDLLKAIV, from the coding sequence ATGGCTGATACTCCAGAAAGCATCACAGTTGAAGAAATAATGGTCAGGGATGTTGCTTCTGCTGAATTACCCGGATCCAGAGACGAAGTTCTTGAGATATTAAAGACCAAACATATTTCAGGAGTTCCGATTGTAAAAAACAGTGAGCTTGTAGGGATTGTTACCAGGACAGACCTGTTGAAGAACCCTGAAGAGGAACAAATAGCGATACTGATGACCCGGAATGCTATCACGATCACGCCTGATAGCTCAATCGTTGAAGCGGCACGTTTGATTTTAGAAAACAATATCAGGCGGCTGCCAGTAGTTGAGGATCATTCTCTATCTGGTCTTATTACAATAGCTGATATAGTGGGAGCTATAGCGAGGTTGAACATCAAAACCCCTATCAGTGAATACATTGGAAATAATGTGGTTTCTGTATGGAGCGAAACCCCGCTTTCAGTAGTTGGCGCGATAATGGAATTAGCCGATGTGAAAGCCGTTCCTATCCTGGATACGAGTCTCACGCTGGTTGGCGTGGCGGCTGATAAGGATCTTATCAGTGCGAGCATAATCGATGACAAGACGGTGATGACGGATATGTCTGCCGGCTCCGATGACGATGCATGGACATGGGAATCCCTGCGCGACACAATGAGTCTGTATTACAGCGTCTCTAAAATCCAGCTCCCGGATTCGCCCGTGAAGGATATTTTAAAGCTCACGGGTGAGCCGGAAACGGCAGCGTTAAGCTCGCAGGTCAGCGATTGTGCCAGGAAGATGAGGCGCAACAAGATTGACCAGCTGCCTGTAATAAACAGCAAAAGAAAACTTCTGGGTTTATTGCGCGATAAGGACTTGCTGAAGGCTATAGTGTAG
- a CDS encoding amidohydrolase family protein, protein MEQILKGTIIYGDEFEPVDGYITIDNGIIINIEESRVRTDTIIAPCFVNAHTHIGDSVIKDPPYQPLSELVQPPHGLKHRTLKKTSYDDLVSSMKASIADMIQTGTCAFADFREGGLSGVQALNEALKPGDKIKAQIFGRPIDQNMDYLPLCDGTGLSSTNDIDIEIVKDIISQTREKIKKFAIHAGERDSSDISPALSLSPDFLIHLTHAEKKDIEAVAEAGIPVVVCMRSNLITGSGLPPVKKMLDEGIRVAAGTDNVMLNSLNMFSEMEFLAKINLLDDRQVFKLCTLNGAKVLGIDKEFGSIKKGKKARLMILTKKSNNMQGITNPLSSLVRRARPDDIIEII, encoded by the coding sequence ATGGAACAAATCCTAAAAGGGACTATAATATACGGCGACGAGTTTGAGCCTGTTGATGGTTATATCACTATAGACAACGGCATAATTATAAACATTGAAGAAAGTAGAGTTCGCACCGATACCATAATCGCCCCATGTTTTGTTAATGCGCACACCCATATAGGCGATTCTGTGATTAAGGATCCGCCTTACCAGCCTCTTTCAGAACTTGTGCAGCCTCCGCATGGCTTGAAACACAGAACTTTGAAAAAGACTTCCTATGATGACCTCGTCAGCTCGATGAAGGCGAGTATTGCCGATATGATACAAACAGGCACATGCGCTTTTGCTGATTTTCGTGAAGGGGGACTTTCCGGTGTTCAGGCGCTCAATGAAGCACTCAAGCCCGGTGATAAAATAAAAGCGCAGATATTTGGAAGACCTATCGATCAGAATATGGATTATCTTCCGCTTTGCGATGGAACAGGATTGAGCAGCACTAATGACATCGATATCGAGATTGTAAAGGATATTATCAGTCAGACGAGAGAAAAAATAAAAAAATTTGCCATCCATGCAGGTGAAAGAGATTCATCCGACATATCCCCGGCACTTTCACTTTCGCCGGATTTCTTGATTCATCTGACCCATGCTGAAAAAAAAGATATAGAGGCAGTCGCAGAAGCCGGAATTCCTGTTGTGGTGTGCATGCGCTCAAATCTCATTACAGGGTCAGGGCTTCCGCCTGTTAAAAAAATGCTGGATGAAGGTATTCGTGTTGCTGCGGGAACCGATAATGTTATGCTTAATTCTTTGAACATGTTCTCTGAGATGGAATTTCTTGCAAAGATAAATCTTTTGGATGACAGACAAGTATTTAAGCTGTGCACGCTAAATGGGGCAAAAGTGTTAGGAATAGATAAAGAATTCGGCTCCATAAAAAAGGGGAAAAAAGCAAGATTGATGATCCTGACAAAAAAATCCAATAATATGCAGGGTATAACAAACCCATTGAGCAGTTTGGTAAGGCGGGCAAGACCGGATGATATTATTGAAATAATCTAA
- the sppA gene encoding signal peptide peptidase SppA, producing MTGSRKILIYIASVFILLLIIAGSFYVILGGKDWGISKNRVEVIYVQGEMLTGSVPAGLGIATSEEITKSLKDASDDDGVKAIVMRINSPGGSPAAAEEIVSAMKKTKKPIVVSMGDVAASAAYYISAPADKIIANPDTITGSIGVIWEFQNRSAFYAKDGTSFYISKSGAFKDMGGDWRGLTDEEKRYADQTIAEAYSRFVKEVAEDRNLSLSKVKDIADGRVYTGAKAKELGLVDDFGSLDDAIDVAASLGGIAGKPEIIYANKPSLSQLLFGGEKLDVSRVTSYYFESPYGQMLSIS from the coding sequence ATGACAGGTTCCAGAAAAATATTAATTTATATAGCATCGGTTTTTATTTTGCTGCTCATAATAGCCGGGAGCTTCTATGTAATCCTGGGCGGCAAGGACTGGGGAATTTCAAAAAACAGGGTTGAAGTAATCTATGTGCAGGGAGAGATGCTCACAGGCAGTGTCCCAGCAGGATTGGGAATTGCAACATCCGAGGAAATCACAAAAAGCCTGAAGGACGCATCCGATGATGATGGTGTCAAAGCCATAGTGATGCGGATAAACAGCCCCGGAGGTTCTCCTGCAGCGGCTGAGGAGATAGTATCAGCGATGAAAAAAACTAAAAAACCCATAGTAGTTTCCATGGGTGATGTGGCAGCCAGCGCAGCCTATTATATCAGCGCCCCCGCAGATAAGATAATCGCAAACCCTGATACAATTACAGGCAGCATAGGCGTGATATGGGAATTCCAGAATAGATCCGCATTCTATGCAAAGGACGGCACTTCGTTCTACATCTCAAAATCGGGTGCGTTCAAGGATATGGGAGGGGACTGGCGGGGATTGACAGACGAAGAAAAACGTTATGCAGACCAGACCATAGCCGAGGCATACAGCCGGTTCGTGAAGGAAGTGGCTGAGGACAGGAATCTCTCTTTAAGTAAAGTCAAGGATATCGCAGATGGCAGGGTATATACTGGTGCCAAAGCTAAGGAACTTGGACTGGTGGATGATTTCGGAAGCCTTGATGACGCGATAGATGTTGCTGCTTCGCTTGGAGGAATAGCAGGCAAACCAGAAATCATCTATGCCAATAAGCCATCGCTTTCACAGTTGTTATTCGGTGGGGAAAAATTAGACGTTTCTCGAGTTACAAGCTATTATTTTGAGAGTCCTTACGGGCAGATGCTCTCAATATCATAA
- a CDS encoding phosphopantetheine adenylyltransferase, whose amino-acid sequence MARVVVGGTFDPLHDGHKALLMKACELSRKGELLIGLASDEMARNKPHSVVDYRSRYDEVKRFINAQGISPVIIRLDDPYGPTIHDDFDFLVVSPETLPVALKINMIRREKGLGEIELVLVDYVLADDSLPISSTRIKKGEIDAHGKVLKKNAHRATSESFI is encoded by the coding sequence ATGGCGCGAGTAGTTGTTGGAGGGACTTTTGACCCTCTGCACGACGGTCATAAGGCCCTGTTGATGAAAGCCTGCGAGCTTAGCCGCAAAGGGGAATTACTCATCGGGCTTGCTTCGGATGAAATGGCTAGGAATAAGCCCCACAGCGTAGTTGATTATCGCTCGCGCTACGATGAAGTCAAGCGATTTATCAATGCGCAGGGAATAAGTCCTGTGATTATCAGGCTTGATGATCCGTATGGTCCTACTATACATGATGATTTTGATTTTCTTGTGGTATCCCCCGAGACCCTTCCTGTTGCGCTTAAGATAAACATGATACGCAGGGAAAAGGGTTTGGGGGAGATAGAGCTCGTACTTGTCGATTATGTTCTTGCAGATGACAGCTTGCCCATCTCCAGCACGCGCATCAAAAAAGGAGAAATAGATGCGCACGGGAAGGTATTGAAAAAGAATGCTCATAGAGCCACGAGCGAAAGCTTTATCTAA